A region from the Pseudomonas promysalinigenes genome encodes:
- a CDS encoding YifB family Mg chelatase-like AAA ATPase yields MSLALVHSRAQVGVQAPAVSVETHLANGLPHLTLVGLPETTVKESKDRVRSAIVNSGLNYPQRRITQNLAPADLPKDGGRYDLAIALGILAADGQVPLPALAELECLGELALSGKLRPVQGVLPAALAARQAGRALVVPRENAEEASLAGGLVVYAVGHLLELVAHLNGQVPLPAYAANGLVLQQQPYPDLSEVQGQIAAKRALLLAAAGAHNLLFTGPPGTGKTLLASRLPGLLPPLDEHEALEVAAIQSVSGHTPLSSWPQRPFRHPHHSASGPALVGGGSRPQPGEITLAHHGVLFLDELPEFERRVLEVLREPLESGEIVIARARDKVRFPARFQLVAAMNPCPCGYLGDPTGRCRCSTEQIARYRNKLSGPLLDRIDLHLTVARETTTLNHQPSGETSADVAAKVAEAREVQHRRQGCANAFLSLEGLRQHCPLSVTDQAWLESACERLSLSLRAAHRLLKVARTLADLHGSQSIGKGHLAEALQYRPGSS; encoded by the coding sequence ATGTCCCTCGCCCTCGTTCATAGCCGCGCTCAAGTCGGCGTACAAGCCCCGGCGGTCAGCGTCGAAACGCATCTAGCCAATGGCCTGCCCCATCTCACTCTGGTGGGCTTGCCGGAAACCACGGTCAAAGAAAGCAAAGACCGCGTACGCAGCGCGATTGTGAACTCCGGGCTGAACTACCCGCAGCGGCGCATCACTCAGAACCTTGCACCTGCCGACTTGCCCAAGGACGGCGGGCGCTATGACCTGGCCATCGCGTTGGGCATTCTGGCTGCCGATGGCCAGGTGCCGCTGCCAGCCCTGGCGGAGCTGGAATGCCTGGGCGAGCTGGCCCTGTCTGGGAAGCTGCGCCCTGTGCAGGGTGTGTTGCCGGCAGCGCTGGCGGCGCGCCAGGCCGGCAGGGCGCTGGTGGTGCCACGGGAAAACGCCGAAGAAGCCAGCCTGGCTGGCGGATTGGTGGTTTATGCCGTGGGCCACCTGCTGGAGTTGGTGGCCCACCTCAATGGCCAGGTGCCGTTGCCAGCCTATGCCGCCAACGGCCTAGTTCTGCAACAGCAGCCCTACCCCGACCTAAGCGAGGTCCAGGGCCAAATTGCGGCCAAGCGGGCCTTGCTGCTGGCCGCAGCCGGAGCACACAACCTGCTCTTCACCGGCCCGCCCGGTACGGGTAAGACCTTGCTCGCCAGCCGTCTGCCTGGCCTGTTGCCTCCCCTGGACGAGCATGAGGCACTGGAGGTGGCGGCGATTCAATCAGTCAGTGGCCACACCCCCTTGAGTAGCTGGCCGCAGCGGCCCTTTCGCCACCCCCATCACTCAGCCTCGGGGCCTGCGTTGGTTGGCGGCGGCAGCCGGCCACAGCCTGGCGAGATCACCCTGGCGCACCATGGCGTGCTGTTTCTTGACGAGCTGCCGGAATTTGAGAGGCGCGTACTCGAAGTGCTGCGCGAGCCCCTGGAGTCGGGCGAAATCGTGATTGCCAGGGCTCGCGACAAGGTGCGTTTCCCGGCGCGCTTTCAGTTGGTTGCTGCCATGAACCCCTGCCCCTGCGGCTATTTAGGCGACCCCACTGGTCGCTGTCGCTGCAGCACCGAGCAGATTGCACGCTACCGCAACAAGCTGTCAGGCCCGCTATTGGACCGCATCGACCTGCACCTGACCGTCGCTCGCGAAACCACTACGCTCAACCACCAGCCGAGCGGTGAGACCAGCGCCGATGTGGCCGCCAAGGTGGCCGAGGCGAGAGAAGTGCAGCATCGGCGACAAGGCTGCGCCAATGCGTTTCTGAGCTTGGAGGGGTTGCGGCAACATTGTCCGCTTTCAGTGACGGATCAAGCGTGGCTGGAAAGCGCCTGTGAACGGTTGAGCCTTTCTTTACGTGCGGCGCACCGGTTGTTGAAGGTTGCCCGTACTCTGGCAGATTTGCACGGCAGCCAGTCGATCGGCAAGGGGCACCTCGCCGAGGCATTGCAGTACAGGCCGGGGAGCAGCTAG
- a CDS encoding DUF4034 domain-containing protein: MHTLIRTRQQIRERVQASEFAELNLLFDALQVQWRQAPPGECPAYLEAIKGYMLDPDLQGDKALTYTINAWIEACPRAYHPQVVMGFHCWSRACHILDQAGPRKVCAERWLAAEQACEQGAAHFLRAMHRSTQPVAAVIGMLHITAYLREPGWLVELFAGQAARDRPSLHADVEVQEAAAPLLVKYGLTPLLELPQALPSGLSPRLLGQAENARDYWLRQALVWFPGCFEAVETYASYLTPRWGGSDAAVDALASGPLCQGWPEALRNAIRWLAVEDTFSLPQAKQLPQVNAWHSTFGQWAERELRPKERATLLARRGALRRNTMQDYPGAMRDFVDSVALYPEQGYLPAIGESFHSLVCLALFNEAEDAAQLLQRVIERLCDDRRQPAAYALRAVGHRFGLWGFVQSCEQAHHWLQWAVKRPSGQHEWGFEVLDVPRLLWAANMHDAAYFLYEGCAQLKLSDAAIALYDLHRGWLGNTPKHYLSNKAAEHWLLRAAQAGHPLAKFNLACQRMALAQGLEDRKAMLVVKRFLLDAVIHPPIHAKAQLQLGILLRQYGDTSERVQAVGYLLALSEHRETGIAARACAELGLAWMQGSGTRKQSRFAAIEWANRAVALQSSDPLIEAIQAEIRNSHSRVKTLFTVCGAALFRGDLQACELPPKVTGEHQASA; this comes from the coding sequence GTGCACACCCTAATTCGCACCCGTCAACAGATCCGAGAACGGGTACAGGCCTCTGAATTCGCTGAACTGAACCTCCTGTTCGATGCACTTCAGGTTCAGTGGCGGCAGGCACCTCCCGGTGAGTGCCCTGCCTACCTTGAGGCGATAAAAGGCTACATGCTCGATCCTGACCTGCAGGGCGACAAGGCCCTGACGTACACCATCAACGCGTGGATCGAGGCATGCCCGCGTGCCTATCATCCCCAGGTGGTGATGGGCTTTCACTGTTGGAGCCGAGCCTGCCACATTCTCGATCAGGCCGGCCCGCGAAAGGTTTGCGCAGAGCGCTGGCTGGCTGCCGAACAGGCCTGTGAGCAGGGCGCTGCGCACTTTTTGCGGGCGATGCATCGCAGCACTCAACCGGTGGCCGCTGTTATTGGCATGCTGCACATCACTGCATACCTGCGCGAGCCCGGCTGGTTGGTCGAGTTGTTCGCAGGGCAGGCGGCGCGTGATCGGCCCAGCCTGCACGCCGATGTGGAAGTGCAAGAGGCCGCTGCGCCGCTGTTGGTCAAATATGGCCTGACCCCCTTGCTGGAGCTGCCCCAAGCATTGCCGTCCGGGTTGAGCCCTCGCCTGCTCGGGCAGGCGGAAAATGCTCGGGACTACTGGCTGCGCCAGGCTCTGGTTTGGTTTCCCGGCTGCTTCGAGGCGGTCGAGACCTACGCCTCTTACCTCACGCCCCGTTGGGGCGGCAGTGATGCGGCGGTCGACGCACTGGCCAGCGGCCCGCTGTGTCAGGGTTGGCCAGAGGCACTGCGCAATGCGATTCGCTGGCTGGCCGTAGAGGACACTTTTTCGTTGCCGCAGGCCAAGCAGTTGCCGCAGGTCAATGCCTGGCACAGCACCTTCGGCCAATGGGCCGAGCGCGAACTCAGGCCCAAGGAGCGTGCGACGCTGCTGGCCCGGCGGGGCGCCTTGCGGCGCAATACGATGCAGGATTATCCCGGCGCGATGCGCGATTTCGTCGATAGCGTCGCGCTTTACCCTGAACAAGGTTACCTCCCGGCCATCGGCGAATCTTTTCATAGCCTGGTGTGCCTAGCGCTGTTCAACGAGGCAGAAGATGCTGCACAGCTACTGCAAAGGGTGATTGAGCGCCTGTGCGACGACCGTCGGCAGCCGGCGGCCTATGCGTTGCGGGCTGTGGGTCATCGCTTTGGGCTATGGGGGTTCGTGCAGTCTTGCGAACAGGCCCACCATTGGCTGCAATGGGCGGTCAAGCGCCCAAGCGGGCAGCACGAGTGGGGCTTTGAGGTGCTGGATGTGCCACGCCTGCTCTGGGCTGCGAACATGCACGACGCAGCGTATTTTCTGTACGAAGGCTGCGCACAGTTGAAGCTTTCGGATGCAGCCATTGCACTCTACGATCTGCACCGGGGCTGGCTGGGCAATACGCCAAAGCACTACCTGAGCAATAAAGCTGCCGAACATTGGTTATTGCGCGCAGCCCAAGCAGGGCACCCATTGGCCAAGTTCAACCTGGCCTGTCAGCGAATGGCGCTTGCGCAAGGGCTTGAGGACCGCAAGGCAATGCTGGTGGTCAAGCGGTTTCTGCTTGACGCTGTCATTCATCCGCCCATCCATGCCAAGGCGCAGTTACAGCTGGGTATCTTACTGCGTCAGTATGGGGATACGTCTGAGCGCGTCCAAGCAGTTGGCTACCTGCTGGCGCTTAGCGAGCATCGTGAAACCGGCATTGCTGCGCGCGCCTGTGCTGAGCTCGGGCTGGCATGGATGCAGGGCTCCGGCACGCGAAAACAGAGCCGCTTTGCCGCTATCGAATGGGCCAATCGCGCCGTGGCACTGCAGTCCAGCGACCCACTGATCGAGGCGATACAGGCAGAGATCCGTAACTCCCACAGCCGCGTCAAAACCCTGTTCACTGTGTGCGGCGCAGCGTTGTTTCGGGGCGACCTGCAGGCCTGCGAACTGCCGCCCAAGGTTACCGGCGAGCACCAGGCTTCGGCTTGA
- a CDS encoding accessory factor UbiK family protein translates to MLAPKALLDALSDQASRLFSSDTAQPRAELESQFKVLMQGAFSKLDLVSREEFDSQMVVLARTRARLEALEKQVAELEARLAPAAQE, encoded by the coding sequence ATGCTCGCGCCCAAAGCCCTTCTCGACGCCCTGAGCGACCAGGCCTCGCGCCTGTTCAGCAGCGACACCGCCCAGCCTCGCGCCGAACTGGAAAGCCAGTTCAAGGTGCTGATGCAAGGTGCCTTCAGCAAGCTGGACCTGGTAAGCCGCGAAGAATTCGATAGCCAGATGGTCGTCTTGGCACGCACCCGTGCTCGCCTGGAGGCCCTCGAGAAACAGGTCGCAGAGCTAGAAGCCCGGCTCGCCCCCGCAGCCCAGGAGTAA
- the glnK gene encoding P-II family nitrogen regulator, producing MKLVTAIIKPFKLDDVRESLSEIGVQGITVTEVKGFGRQKGHTELYRGAEYVVDFLPKVKIDVAIDDKDLDRVIEAITKAANTGKIGDGKIFVVNLEQAIRIRTGETDTDAI from the coding sequence ATGAAGCTAGTCACAGCCATCATCAAGCCGTTCAAGCTGGACGACGTGCGCGAGTCGTTGTCGGAAATCGGCGTGCAGGGCATTACCGTCACCGAAGTCAAAGGTTTCGGCCGGCAGAAGGGCCACACCGAGCTGTATCGCGGTGCGGAATATGTGGTCGACTTCCTGCCTAAAGTGAAGATCGACGTCGCCATCGACGACAAGGACCTTGATCGAGTGATCGAAGCCATCACCAAGGCGGCTAACACCGGCAAGATCGGTGACGGCAAGATCTTCGTGGTGAATCTGGAGCAGGCGATCCGCATCCGTACCGGCGAAACCGATACCGACGCGATCTAA
- a CDS encoding ammonium transporter, with translation MTLRKIAGLGALLSLVMPGLALAEETAAPVLNSGDTAWMLTSTALVLFMTIPGLALFYGGMVRSKNVLSVMMQCFAITGLISILWVIYGYSMAFDTAGMEKGVLNFNSFVGGFSKAFLSGVTPENLTSATALFPEAVFITFQMTFAIITPALIVGAFAERMKFSAMLVFMGIWFTLVYAPIAHMVWSGDGALMWDWGVLDFAGGTVVHINAGIAGLVCCLVLGKRKGYPTTPMAPHNLGYTLMGAAMLWIGWFGFNAGSAAAANGTAGMAMLVTQIATAAAALGWMFAEWIGHGKPSALGIASGVVAGLVAITPAAGTVGPMGALVIGLASGVVCYFCATTLKRKLGYDDSLDAFGVHGVGGIIGAILTGVFAAPALGGFGTVTDIGAQVWVQAKGVIFTVGYTAIVTYVILKVLDMVMGLRVNEEEESVGLDLAQHNERGYNL, from the coding sequence ATGACTCTGCGTAAGATCGCAGGGCTAGGAGCCCTATTGTCCCTCGTAATGCCCGGGCTCGCCCTGGCAGAGGAAACAGCCGCCCCGGTGCTGAACTCCGGCGATACCGCCTGGATGCTCACCTCCACAGCGCTGGTGCTGTTCATGACCATTCCAGGCCTGGCCCTGTTCTACGGCGGCATGGTGCGTTCCAAGAACGTGCTGTCGGTGATGATGCAGTGCTTTGCCATCACCGGCCTGATCAGCATTCTCTGGGTCATTTATGGCTACAGCATGGCCTTCGATACCGCTGGTATGGAAAAAGGCGTGCTGAACTTCAATTCCTTCGTCGGTGGCTTCTCCAAGGCGTTCCTCAGTGGTGTAACACCCGAGAACCTGACCTCGGCTACCGCGCTGTTCCCTGAAGCGGTATTCATCACCTTCCAGATGACCTTCGCCATCATCACCCCGGCGCTGATCGTCGGTGCCTTTGCCGAGCGCATGAAGTTTTCGGCGATGCTGGTGTTCATGGGCATCTGGTTCACCCTGGTCTACGCGCCGATCGCCCATATGGTCTGGAGCGGTGACGGTGCACTGATGTGGGATTGGGGCGTGCTCGACTTCGCCGGCGGCACCGTGGTGCATATCAACGCCGGTATCGCAGGCCTGGTCTGCTGCCTGGTACTGGGCAAGCGCAAAGGCTACCCGACTACCCCAATGGCGCCTCATAACCTGGGCTACACCCTGATGGGCGCGGCCATGCTGTGGATCGGCTGGTTCGGCTTCAACGCAGGTTCCGCCGCCGCCGCCAACGGCACCGCCGGCATGGCCATGCTGGTGACTCAAATCGCAACCGCTGCGGCTGCGCTGGGCTGGATGTTCGCCGAGTGGATCGGTCACGGCAAGCCGAGCGCGTTGGGCATTGCCTCGGGTGTGGTCGCTGGCCTGGTTGCCATCACCCCGGCTGCTGGCACCGTGGGCCCGATGGGCGCGTTGGTGATCGGCCTCGCCTCGGGCGTAGTCTGCTACTTCTGCGCTACCACCCTCAAGCGCAAGCTGGGTTATGACGATTCGCTCGACGCTTTCGGCGTGCACGGCGTTGGCGGCATCATCGGTGCCATCCTCACCGGCGTATTCGCGGCACCGGCCCTGGGCGGCTTCGGCACGGTCACCGATATCGGTGCCCAGGTCTGGGTACAAGCCAAGGGCGTGATTTTCACCGTCGGCTATACCGCCATCGTCACCTACGTGATTCTCAAGGTGCTGGATATGGTCATGGGCCTGCGGGTCAACGAAGAAGAAGAGTCGGTCGGCCTCGACCTGGCTCAACACAACGAACGCGGCTACAACCTGTAA
- the sutA gene encoding transcriptional regulator SutA, with translation MSDDDLENDDLEVGDEDEADDGLETAADDVAEDAGDDDSSAAPVAKGKSKAAVSVDEMPSVEAKQKERDALAKAMEEFLARGGKVQEVEANVVADPPKKPDNKYGSRPI, from the coding sequence ATGAGCGACGACGATCTGGAAAATGATGACCTCGAAGTAGGCGACGAAGACGAGGCCGATGACGGCCTCGAAACGGCCGCCGATGATGTTGCCGAAGACGCTGGCGATGACGACAGCAGTGCGGCTCCGGTTGCCAAGGGCAAATCCAAGGCTGCCGTCTCGGTAGACGAAATGCCGAGCGTGGAAGCCAAGCAGAAGGAGCGTGATGCCCTGGCCAAGGCCATGGAAGAGTTCCTCGCTCGCGGCGGCAAGGTCCAGGAAGTCGAAGCCAACGTTGTCGCCGATCCGCCCAAGAAGCCGGACAACAAATACGGCAGCCGCCCTATCTAG
- a CDS encoding HAD family hydrolase — translation MSIKLITFDLDDTLWDTAPVIASAEIVLRDWLEANAPMLASVPVEHLFAIRERLVQAEPGLKHRISALRRRVLLHALKAVGYSENQAQALANEGFEVFLHARHQVEVFPEVQPLLEILRQHYTLGVITNGNADVRRLGLADYFRFALCAEDLGIGKPDPAPFIEALKRGEVEASAAVHVGDHPGDDIAGAQRAGLRAVWFNPQSKAWAGEQAPDAEIQRLSQLPEVLARWR, via the coding sequence ATGAGCATCAAGCTGATCACTTTCGACCTCGACGACACCCTTTGGGACACCGCGCCTGTGATTGCCAGCGCCGAGATCGTGCTGCGCGACTGGCTCGAAGCCAACGCGCCTATGCTCGCGAGTGTGCCGGTTGAACATTTGTTCGCCATCCGCGAACGCCTGGTACAGGCCGAGCCGGGCCTTAAACATCGCATCAGCGCCCTGCGCAGACGTGTGCTGTTACACGCCTTGAAGGCGGTTGGCTACAGCGAAAATCAGGCCCAGGCATTGGCCAACGAAGGCTTCGAAGTGTTCTTGCATGCCCGCCATCAGGTAGAAGTGTTCCCCGAGGTACAACCGCTGCTGGAGATCCTGCGCCAGCATTACACTTTGGGCGTGATCACCAATGGCAACGCCGATGTGCGCCGGCTGGGTTTGGCGGATTACTTCCGCTTTGCACTGTGTGCCGAAGACCTGGGTATCGGCAAACCGGACCCGGCGCCGTTCATCGAGGCGCTAAAGCGTGGCGAGGTTGAGGCCAGCGCCGCGGTGCACGTCGGCGATCACCCAGGCGACGATATTGCTGGCGCCCAACGCGCCGGGCTGCGTGCAGTGTGGTTCAACCCGCAGAGCAAGGCCTGGGCTGGCGAGCAAGCTCCAGATGCAGAAATCCAGCGTTTGTCGCAGCTACCCGAGGTGCTTGCGCGCTGGCGCTGA
- the xerC gene encoding tyrosine recombinase XerC, translating into MERQLEAYCAHLRNERQVSDHTLLAYRRDLDKVIEYCNSQGIGGWGALQAPQLRQLIARQHHHGQSSRSLARLLSAVRGLYRYLNREGLCQHDPATGLSAPKGERRLPKVLDTDRALQLLDGGVDDDFIARRDQAILELFYSSGLRLSELNNLDLEQLDLAAGLVQVLGKGSKTRVLPVGRKAREALQAWLKLRGIGGPLDSAVFITRQGKRMSPRAIQLRVKTAGERELGQHLHPHMLRHSFASHVLESSQDLRAVQEMLGHADISTTQIYTHLDFQHLAAVYDSAHPRAKRSKGKDS; encoded by the coding sequence ATGGAACGCCAGCTGGAGGCTTATTGCGCTCACCTGCGCAACGAGCGCCAGGTGTCGGACCATACCTTGCTGGCCTACCGCCGCGACCTCGACAAGGTCATCGAATACTGCAACAGCCAAGGCATCGGCGGGTGGGGCGCGTTGCAAGCGCCACAACTGCGCCAGCTCATCGCCCGCCAGCACCACCATGGGCAGTCTTCGCGCAGCCTGGCGCGGTTGCTCTCAGCGGTGCGCGGCCTGTACCGCTACCTCAATCGCGAGGGCCTGTGCCAGCATGATCCGGCCACGGGCCTGAGCGCACCGAAGGGCGAGCGCCGGCTGCCCAAGGTGCTGGACACTGACCGCGCCCTGCAATTGCTCGACGGCGGCGTCGACGACGACTTCATCGCTCGCCGCGACCAGGCGATCCTCGAGCTGTTCTACTCCTCCGGCCTGCGCCTTTCGGAGCTGAACAATCTTGACCTCGAACAGCTCGATTTGGCCGCAGGCCTTGTGCAGGTGCTGGGCAAGGGCAGTAAGACCCGCGTGCTGCCGGTCGGCCGCAAGGCCCGCGAGGCATTGCAGGCCTGGTTGAAGCTGCGCGGTATCGGTGGTCCACTCGACAGCGCAGTGTTCATTACCCGCCAGGGCAAGCGCATGAGCCCGCGCGCGATCCAGCTGCGGGTAAAGACCGCCGGTGAGCGTGAACTGGGCCAGCACCTGCACCCACACATGCTTCGCCACTCTTTCGCCAGCCATGTGCTGGAATCGTCCCAGGACCTGCGAGCGGTGCAGGAAATGCTCGGCCACGCCGACATCAGCACCACACAGATTTATACCCACCTGGACTTCCAACACTTGGCCGCGGTGTACGACAGCGCCCACCCTCGGGCCAAACGCAGCAAAGGCAAAGACTCATGA
- a CDS encoding DUF484 family protein has translation MTDQPVSQQPNELDAEAVVAYLRAHPTFFAEHDELLVEQRIPHQRGDSVSLVERQLKLLRDRNIEMRHRLSQLMDVARDNDRLFDKTRRLILDLLDAASLEEVVMAVEDSLRQEFQVPFVSLILFGDHAAPVGRWVSNAEAQQAIGGLLGGGKTVSGNLREHELAFLFGKDQQQEVGSSAVAALEYQGLHGVLAIGSRDPQHYKSSVGTLFLGYIAEVLGRVVPRVTQPLRSVR, from the coding sequence ATGACCGATCAGCCAGTATCCCAGCAGCCCAACGAGCTCGACGCCGAAGCGGTGGTCGCCTACTTGCGTGCCCACCCGACTTTCTTCGCCGAGCACGACGAGCTGCTGGTCGAGCAACGCATCCCTCACCAGCGCGGCGACAGCGTGTCGCTGGTGGAACGCCAGCTCAAGCTGCTGCGCGACCGCAACATCGAGATGCGCCATCGCCTGTCGCAACTGATGGACGTGGCCCGCGACAACGACAGGCTATTCGACAAGACCCGTCGGCTGATTCTCGACCTGCTCGATGCCGCGAGCCTGGAAGAAGTGGTGATGGCCGTCGAAGACAGCCTTCGCCAGGAGTTTCAGGTGCCCTTCGTCAGCCTGATCCTCTTTGGCGACCACGCAGCGCCGGTCGGCCGCTGGGTGAGCAATGCCGAAGCCCAGCAAGCCATCGGCGGCCTATTAGGCGGCGGCAAGACGGTCAGTGGCAACCTGCGCGAACATGAACTGGCCTTTTTGTTCGGCAAAGACCAGCAGCAGGAGGTAGGCTCCAGCGCGGTCGCAGCGCTGGAATATCAGGGGCTGCATGGGGTGCTGGCCATCGGTAGTCGCGACCCTCAACATTACAAGAGCAGCGTGGGTACGCTGTTCCTTGGCTATATCGCCGAGGTACTTGGCCGTGTGGTCCCCCGCGTCACCCAACCGCTGCGCTCGGTACGCTGA
- the dapF gene encoding diaminopimelate epimerase: MLLRFTKMHGLGNDFMVLDLVSQHAHIQPKHAKQWGDRHTGIGFDQLLIVEAPSNPEVDFRYRIFNADGSEVEQCGNGARCFARFVLDKRLTAKKRIRVETKGGIIELDVQNDGQVCVDMGPPRFVPADIPFIADEQALSYPLDVDGQSHSIAAVSMGNPHAVLRVDDVHSAPVHELGPKIENHPRFPQRVNAGFLQVIDRHRANLRVWERGAGETRACGTGACAAAVAAISQGWMDSPVTLDLPGGRLNIEWAGPGKPVLMTGPAVRVFEGQVRL, encoded by the coding sequence ATGCTGCTGCGCTTTACCAAGATGCATGGGCTGGGCAACGACTTCATGGTCCTGGACCTGGTCAGTCAGCACGCACACATCCAGCCCAAGCACGCCAAGCAATGGGGCGATCGCCATACCGGTATCGGCTTCGATCAACTGCTGATCGTCGAGGCGCCAAGCAATCCGGAAGTGGATTTCCGCTACCGGATCTTCAACGCCGACGGCTCTGAGGTCGAACAGTGCGGCAACGGTGCGCGCTGCTTCGCCCGCTTCGTGCTGGATAAGCGCCTGACTGCGAAGAAGCGTATCCGCGTGGAAACCAAGGGCGGCATCATCGAACTGGACGTGCAGAACGACGGCCAGGTGTGTGTCGACATGGGCCCGCCGCGCTTCGTTCCGGCAGATATCCCGTTCATCGCCGATGAACAGGCGCTGAGCTACCCCCTCGACGTCGACGGCCAGTCGCATTCGATAGCCGCCGTATCCATGGGTAACCCCCACGCCGTGTTGCGCGTCGATGACGTGCACTCGGCGCCGGTCCATGAACTGGGTCCTAAAATCGAAAACCACCCGCGCTTTCCGCAGCGAGTGAATGCCGGTTTCCTTCAGGTCATCGACCGCCACCGCGCCAACTTGCGAGTATGGGAGCGTGGTGCCGGCGAGACGCGTGCCTGCGGCACCGGTGCCTGTGCCGCGGCCGTGGCTGCGATCAGCCAGGGCTGGATGGACTCACCCGTAACCCTCGACCTACCGGGTGGGCGCCTGAACATCGAATGGGCTGGCCCGGGCAAGCCCGTGTTGATGACCGGCCCTGCCGTGCGGGTTTTCGAAGGACAGGTTCGTCTCTAA
- the lysA gene encoding diaminopimelate decarboxylase, which translates to MNAFNYRDGELFAEGVALSAIAERFGTPTYVYSRAHIEAQYRSYTDALQGTEHLVCFAVKANSNLGVLNVLARLGAGFDIVSGGELERVLAAGGRADRVVFSGVGKTREDMRRALEVGVHCFNVESTDELERLQVVAAQMGKIAPISLRVNPDVDAGTHPYISTGLKENKFGIAIADAEAIYVRAAQLPNLEVVGVDCHIGSQLTTVDPFLDALDRLLALVDRLAECGIHLRHLDLGGGVGVRYRDEEPPLVADYIKAIRERVGSRDLALVFEPGRYIVANAGALLTRVEYLKHTEHKDFAIIDAAMNDLIRPALYQAWMGVSAVSPRAGEGRAYDLVGPICETGDFLAKDRVLNLVEGDLLAVESAGAYGFVMSSNYNTRGRCAEILVDGEQAFEVRRRETIAELYAGESLLPE; encoded by the coding sequence ATGAACGCTTTCAACTACCGCGACGGTGAACTGTTCGCGGAGGGCGTGGCCCTGTCGGCCATCGCCGAACGTTTCGGCACCCCCACCTACGTTTACTCGCGCGCACACATCGAAGCCCAGTACCGCAGCTACACCGATGCCCTGCAAGGCACCGAGCACCTGGTGTGCTTCGCCGTCAAAGCCAACTCCAACCTTGGCGTGCTGAACGTCCTGGCGCGCTTGGGCGCGGGTTTCGATATCGTCTCCGGTGGTGAGCTGGAGCGTGTGCTGGCCGCTGGCGGGCGAGCCGATCGCGTGGTGTTCTCCGGCGTCGGCAAAACCCGCGAAGACATGCGCCGCGCTCTGGAAGTCGGCGTTCACTGCTTCAATGTCGAATCCACCGACGAGCTCGAGCGTCTGCAAGTGGTTGCTGCCCAGATGGGCAAGATCGCCCCGATCTCACTGCGCGTTAACCCGGACGTCGATGCCGGCACCCACCCGTACATCTCAACCGGCCTGAAAGAGAACAAGTTCGGCATCGCCATCGCCGATGCCGAAGCGATCTACGTGCGCGCCGCACAGTTGCCGAACCTGGAGGTGGTCGGTGTCGACTGCCATATCGGTTCGCAATTGACCACCGTCGACCCGTTCCTCGATGCCCTCGACCGTCTGCTTGCCCTAGTAGATCGCCTGGCCGAGTGCGGCATCCACCTGCGCCATCTGGACCTCGGCGGCGGCGTTGGTGTGCGCTATCGCGACGAAGAGCCGCCACTGGTGGCGGACTACATCAAAGCCATCCGCGAGCGCGTCGGCAGCCGCGACTTGGCCCTGGTATTCGAGCCTGGCCGCTACATCGTGGCCAACGCCGGCGCCCTGCTGACCCGCGTGGAATACCTCAAGCACACCGAACACAAAGACTTCGCCATCATCGATGCGGCGATGAACGACTTGATCCGCCCGGCCCTGTACCAGGCCTGGATGGGTGTCAGCGCGGTCAGCCCGCGGGCCGGCGAAGGCCGTGCCTATGACCTGGTCGGGCCGATCTGCGAGACCGGCGACTTCCTCGCCAAAGACCGCGTATTGAACCTGGTCGAAGGCGACCTGCTGGCGGTGGAGTCGGCGGGCGCCTATGGTTTCGTCATGAGCTCCAACTACAACACCCGTGGCCGTTGCGCGGAAATCCTGGTCGACGGCGAGCAGGCTTTCGAAGTCCGTCGCCGCGAAACCATCGCCGAACTGTACGCTGGCGAAAGCCTGCTGCCGGAGTGA
- the lptM gene encoding LPS translocon maturation chaperone LptM produces MKRLISSLAALVAVACLVSACGQKGPLYLPEDGKDGKGPKSSHQHQHAPAVQPQDEQPIEPEQTPEQ; encoded by the coding sequence ATGAAGCGCCTGATTTCCTCGCTCGCGGCGCTGGTCGCGGTTGCCTGCCTCGTTTCGGCCTGCGGTCAGAAGGGCCCTCTGTATCTGCCAGAAGACGGCAAAGACGGCAAAGGCCCGAAAAGCTCGCACCAGCACCAGCACGCGCCTGCGGTCCAACCGCAAGACGAGCAGCCCATTGAGCCCGAGCAGACGCCAGAGCAGTAA